CGGGCGAACAGAACCGGCTCTGAGCGGGCAAAGGACCGGAGCCTTCCTCCTCACTTCTTGTCTCTTCTCGCCTCCTACCTGGATCTATTTGTCTGCTCCGAAGCTGCCTTCATTACCCACTGACAGGAGCgtgtatttatttgcttataaaCCTGTTACAATAAATGATTATTCGAACGGCGTCATTCGTACCTTAATGACGAGCGAGCGCTACTTTTTGATGAATGACATCTCGGGCTCGGAAGGATGTATGGGTCATTTTGACCAGTCATTCCCTCGCTCTGGCATCCCACAATTTTTCCGCCTCCCTCCAAAAGAGATAATAATATTTAGAGGCGCTCGCTGGGGCTGAATGAGAATTAGCCCTAGGCGCAGCCCATCATTAGGACGGGACAGCCGGGCCACTGTGACATTTTTTAGAAAGCTGAGATgatggaaagaataagaaaagagatGATTCTGATGGAGAGGGGGCTGCACAGCCCCACGACCGGCAAGCGGTTCTCCAATTTATCCGATTCGGCTGGCAATACTGTGCTCGAGGCCCTGGAAAATTCGCAGCACCCGGCTCGCCTCAGCCCGCGCCTGCCGTCCGCCCCCCTGCACGGCGCTCTGGGAGACCTCCCTGCCAAGGGCAAATTCGAAATAGACACTTTGTTCAACCTGCAGCACCCGGGCAGCGAAAGCACCGTCTCCTCCGAAATCTCGTCCGCCGCCGAAGGCCGTAAAAAGCCGGGTCATTATTCAGAGGCGGCCGCCGAGGCGGACATGAGCAGCGACGTGGAGGTGGGCTGCTCGGCGCTGCGCTCCCCTGGCGGCCTTGCTGCCGCGCCGCTCAAGGAAAACAATGGCAAAGGTAACCGCGCCTCCCGTGCCGCGCTCTCTAGTCCTATCCTCCCGGTTCTTCCGCGGCCCCTGCTGGTCCGTCCTACTGCCTTTGCCCCTAACCGACCCTCCGCAGGCAAGCTGCACCCAGCGGGCTCGAGCGGGGGCGGGACGCATGCTGGGAACCTTGCCCTCCTGCTCTGCTCCTTGAGCCTCCCAGCGAGGCGCAGGCCTGGGAGGTTCCaggcccgcccgcccgcccgcccgccttcGCCCGAGTCTGTGAAAATGTTCCTTCGGGCTGGTCTAAAAGCCCATGCGAGCTGGCCGACCTCTAGCCAACCGCTGAGTCGCGCTAAGGGAAGGGTGCCCCGGGTAGCTGCTCTGAACCCCCCTTGCCCCTGATTCCCCAAGGCCGAGTGGAGGGGGCATCCTGAGTAAGTCGGAGGGAGCCTCGCCGGGCGCCTCTGGGAGACCCGCTTGGGTCAGCGGGAGAAAGAGTTGAAAAGTAGAGTCCACCCCCTAATGGTTCCGGTTTGAGCTGCTGCTGTCTTttgaattctaaaaatatttttaaccaaaCCCAAAAGACCATCAAAGAATGGTTGGAAACCCTACAGAAAGCTGCCCTGCCGTCTCCTGACCAAGGTAAACCTAGAGTTTACCAAACTACGCCTAGATGTAGGCATTTTCCCTTGGCCACTCTTCCTCCTGAGTTGAAAATTtctaattattaagaaaaaaagaaacttcctaaTTGAGTTCCTATCATTTGGTTAAGAAGGGCTCCCCAAACTTTATTGATTCCATTCACGGCAGCAATTTGTAAGCATGACAGACCCCATCAATTCAGGCAGCTTCTTGCCTTTCTCTCCCGGCTTCCCCCATCCGCGCTCAGCTCCAGCGCGGAGATCTCGGCCCTACAGTGACTCTCGCGCTGTCGGCCGTTTGTTTGCCAGGGTACTCGGAGAGCGGCTCCGCCGCGGGCACCACGACGTCTGCGTCGGGCTCCGGCCTTGGCAGCCTGCATggaggcggcggcagcggcagcggcggcggcggcggcggcgggggcgcgtCGCTGGGCGGCTCCGGCTCTGGTGCGGATCAGGTGCGGCGCTACCGCACGGCGTTCACCCGCGAACAGATCGCCCGCCTGGAGAAAGAGTTCTACAGGGAGAACTATGTGTCGCGGCCCCGCCGGTGTGAGCTGGCCGCTGCGCTCAACCTGCCCGAAACCACCATCAAGGTATCGATTCCAGCACGCGCCTTTTCTAGActccccggggagggggggggggtgtctgggttggtttttgtttctcctttctctttcctgggtGGCCACATTTAGCTGAGGGCCTGAAAATCTGCGGGGTAGAGTCACCAACGGAATTGGTATATTTGTTTCTCAGCTGCCGCATCCGAAGGGTTGGCCGGCCTGGCTGACCTGGGAAGCCCGGGGAATGGCGGAGCTGATGCCGGAAGCACTGGCCTCTGTTCAATTTTGCCCAGCCgcctgcccaggtgcccctagcccaTGTCCATGGCCCCACTTTCCCCTCGGCGGCAAAGCCGGCTGGTCTTTGTTCCTCTGGCACGAACCCTAGGTGAAACTTTTCATCTGCTCTTGATCTTGGAGATTTATTTTCCACATAAATCGTTACAACATGGAGGAAggaatactgtattttaaaaatcgaTTGGGTTCAGAAAGTAGTttcctaaacattttttctcCTGGGCAGCAGGAAAAAAGCAACctcctgggggaagggagactACAACGAAATTGTCCTTACTTATATATCTCTAagtgattaattttattaacCTGGGAGCGATAGCTGGGAGGTTGGGCGATTTGGCGAACGCTTGGCGGAGGATCTCACActctagaaaaagcaaagaggaagctCCAACGGATAAGGGAGGTTGTGGAAGTCTCCCTTTGGTTTGATCGGGCTTTCTTTAATTTAGAGTTGTGACGAGTGATGTCTTCATTAGACTGTCTTGGGAGGGGTATAACAGTCCCTTTCCCAGTTTAAGAGGATGTTGTTCCCGCCACTCACTTGAGGCAAACGATTCCAACAAAAATCATCCCTTCAGTATCAAAATCGTACCCGTGCCCTTGGGGCAGGCCCTTGCAGCTCAGAGGACTCAAGACCTCGAGCGGCGACCTTTTAGAAAAGCTGCCGCGGTAGCCCCTCTTCAACGGTGGCCTAGAATCCGTGCAAATCCTGGGATTGAGAGACCGGTGCTCAGCAAGGCTGGGCACCAGTGTGTGgcgggaaagagagggaaggttGCGTTGGGAACCGTAAAACGCAGCGGAGAGTAAGGGAACAGGAAACGCAGGAGTCGGACACAGGGCAGATTATTTTTGCTGAGGAAGGTGTGCCCACTCCTGTTCCCACTGCCTCCCTCACTGGCAGCTGGGAGAATAGGGGGGTCTCCAAACTGGGTCGGGTGGAAGGGGAGTAGGTCAGGCCTTTCGGAGGTCCGGGAAGGGtgcagaggcccagggagggggctgAGGCCTCAGGGCACTCCCTAACTCGGGCCGCGGTGCGGCTCTCCCTTCAGGTGTGGTTCCAGAACCGGCGCATGAAGGACAAGCGGCAGCGCCTGGCTATGTCGTGGCCGCACCCGGCCGACCCCAGCTTCTACACCTACATGATGACGCACGCGGCCGCCACCGGAAGCCTGCCCTACCCCTTCCACTCGCACGTGCCGCTACACTATTACCCGCACGTGGGTGTCACGGCTGCGGCCGCGGCGGCTGCGGCCTCCGGCGCAGCGGCCGCGGCCTCGTCGCCCTTCGCCACTTCCATCCGCCCGCTGGACACCTTCCGTGCCCTCTCGCACCCCTACTCCCGGCCGGAGCTGCTGTGCAGCTTCCGCCACCCTGGCCTCTACCAGACGCCCGCGGCCGCCGCGGGGCTCAACAGCGCGGCCTCGGCCGCCGCGGCTGCAGcagctgcggcggctgcggcctCCTCGGCCGCGGCGGCCGGGGCGCCCCCCAGCGGCGGCTCCGCGCCCTGCTCGTGCCTCAGTTGCCACAGCAGTCAATCCGCCGCGGcggccgcagcagcagccgcggcGGCCCTGGGCTCCcggggtggcggcggcggcggcggcgggggtggcggcggcggcggcgcgggggccGCCGGCGGCTCGGACTTCGGTTGCAGCGCCGCGGCTCCTCGCTCCGAGAGCGGCTTCCTGCCCTACTCAGCCGCCGTGCTTAGCAAGACCGCCGTGAGCCCGCCGGACCAGAGGGACGAGGCACCGCTCACCAGATAACTACGTCGCCGCCGCCAGGGGGCCGTGCCCGGGGGTCCCCTGAGCGCCCCCGCGCCCTCCGCGCGCCTACGTGCCCTCTGCGCGCTGCCCGCTGCCAAAGCTGCCGCCAGGGGGCGCCCCGGCGCGGGAGGCCGAAGGGAACTTGCCCCGACCGAATTGGGGGAAAGAGCCGCGCAAAAAACCCGGCGGTGTGCCCctaaatgatttctatttttgtattgGCTACCCAGCAGCATCTTTTCCTCTAAGTGTTTCCCACCGCCCATGCCCCGTTTCCCGCCTCTGTCCGGAGCTCTTGGTCTTCCCGAAGACAATCCCCTCGCCCTCAAACTGGTCCTCAGAGGTTTGGGGTCCTGGCTGTAAGCCCCCCTGAACCACGTGGCCAGAAGCAACGGAGAGCCACAACAAAGAGAGGGGGGAATGCTGTGCGCTAGTGCTTTGTGCGGAAGGGCAAGTCGCCCCCGAGGTTCCTGCGGCTGCTCTTTTTcttccatcctttcttttctttacacgAGGGTGAGGAGAGGTGGCAATTTTTCTCTCAGCCTGAGCTTGTTAGGGGCCCTGTCCGCGGGGAGCGGAGGAAGGGAGGTCTGAGAAGGCCAGGAGGGCGGACGGAGAGCGCGGGCGGCTGCGGGTGTTCGTGAGATGGTTTACCGCGTGCGGGAGCAAGGCCGGCGGGGGCCCTGGCGGTCTTTCCTGCCCGGGGAAGGGCAAAGCCGAGGCAGGAAGGAGTGGTGGTCTCGCCTCCCCTCTCGGCCCTCCACTGTTCTCTCTTTTGATCTTTTGGTGTGGGATGCAGGCGTCTTGCATATTTTAAGCAAAAAGCAATGGCTAATAAGGGTGCCACAGCCTggccagaaaaggaaagagaaacgaAAGAATGGGGAGGGGTAAGATTGACAGATCGTTGTAATGTTTGAAGAAGCGTTTCCAGCTCAGTTTTCCAACTACCGGGTTCCACTCGATCTGGGAAATACTTGAATCTCTAGATATATATTATCCTGAAGCATTTCCTTAGACACTTTTCTAAGTTCGAACTCGATTCCCCTCACTCCTTCCCCTCCTCGTTTTCCTTTTGCTCGGGTAAAATGGTTCTTGGCATCTTTCTCACGCATGTCTGTTGCGCTTTCGCCTCTGCAAAGCCACGGATGGGTTGCTGAGACCCATTCTGCCAACCCCGGCTACTGGAGGGGTTTCCTTGAACTTGAAGAAAGGCACATCAAAACCCACCAGTGTTAACTGCCACGTCAATTTTGATGCTAATAATGTGCAGATTATGACGAAAATTGCCAATCATGCTCTCTGATGGACCTCCTTTGAATGTGGAATTGGAGAAAAGTTCCCCGCACGGAGACCTGCTGTCAAGTACTAACAACCCGCTAAGGGAAGTCATTAGGAGAGACGGATAAGAGACTCGGTACATAAAACATTGTTCTTGGTGCATAGAATGTATGTTACTTAATGTTATCTCTGTTACCTGAAGTGATTTCGCAGAAGAAAGCCACGTTCTTATCATCTCAATTGCCAATTTTCATTTTGGTAACTCGGACGCCCTGGGTAGACTTTTCTC
The sequence above is drawn from the Neofelis nebulosa isolate mNeoNeb1 chromosome 2, mNeoNeb1.pri, whole genome shotgun sequence genome and encodes:
- the EVX2 gene encoding homeobox even-skipped homolog protein 2, with translation MMERIRKEMILMERGLHSPTTGKRFSNLSDSAGNTVLEALENSQHPARLSPRLPSAPLHGALGDLPAKGKFEIDTLFNLQHPGSESTVSSEISSAAEGRKKPGHYSEAAAEADMSSDVEVGCSALRSPGGLAAAPLKENNGKGYSESGSAAGTTTSASGSGLGSLHGGGGSGSGGGGGGGGASLGGSGSGADQVRRYRTAFTREQIARLEKEFYRENYVSRPRRCELAAALNLPETTIKVWFQNRRMKDKRQRLAMSWPHPADPSFYTYMMTHAAATGSLPYPFHSHVPLHYYPHVGVTAAAAAAAASGAAAAASSPFATSIRPLDTFRALSHPYSRPELLCSFRHPGLYQTPAAAAGLNSAASAAAAAAAAAAAASSAAAAGAPPSGGSAPCSCLSCHSSQSAAAAAAAAAAALGSRGGGGGGGGGGGGGGAGAAGGSDFGCSAAAPRSESGFLPYSAAVLSKTAVSPPDQRDEAPLTR